The stretch of DNA AAAAATCCCGCCTTGCTTTGGACGGGAAAATATATTTTTAAAGATTTGAATCATTAAATTAATATCTCTTAAAAATAACACATGCGTTGTGTCCACCAAACCCAAATGTATTACTTAATGCCACATCAACTTTTCTCTTTTGAGATTCATTAAAAGTGAAATTAAGTTTTGGATCAATATTTTCATCTGGTGTATGAAAATTAATTGTTGGGGGCACTTCATTATGTAAAATAGCTAAAATCGATGCTAATGCTTCTACAATTCCTGCAGCACCTAACAGGTGTCCTGTCATTGATTTAGTAGAATTAATATTCACATTATATGCATGATCTCCAAACACTTCCACAATTGCTTTTGATTCTGCTACATCTCCTAAAGGTGTTGAAGTACCGTGCATATTAATAGCATCTACTTCTTCAGGTTTAATATTCGCATCTTCTAAACAATTCTTCATTACTGCAATAGCTCCTAATCCTTCTGGATGTGGTGCTGTGATATGATAAGCATCTGCAGACATTCCACCTCCAGCTAACTCCGCATATATTTTAGCACCTCTTGCTTTTGCATGCTCTTCTGTTTCAATTACAAAACAGGCTCCTCCTTCTCCCATTACAAATCCATCACGATCTTTATCAAAAGGTCGAGACGCTGATTTAGGATCATCATTTCTAGTAGATAATGCCTTTAAAGCATTGAATCCTCCTATTCCACCTTCTGTAATTGCAGCTTCTGATCCACCTACAACCATAACATCAGCTTTTCCTAATCGAATGTAATTTAAAGCATCGATTAAAGCATTTGCAGATGAAGCACAAGCCGAAACTGTTGTGAAATTAGGGCCTCTAAACCCATACTTAATTGAAATGTGTCCTGGAGTAATATCGGCAATCATTTTAGGTATAAAGAAAGGATTATATCGAGGAATACCATTACCCGTAGCAAAAGCAGCCACCTCTTCTTCAAAAGTTTTTATTCCTCCTATTCCTGACCCCCAAATAACACCTACTCGATCCTTATTGACTGTTTCGATATCTAATCCACTATCTTCTATCGCTTGATCTGCCGCTACAATACCAAACTGAGCGCACTTATCAAGTTGACGAGATAATTTTCTATCGAAATAAGTACTTGGATCATAATTTTTGACTTCACAAGCAAACTGTGTTTTAAATTGTGAAGCATCAAAGTTTGTAATAGGTGCAGCACCACTTACTCCACCAGATACATTTTGCCAAAATTCTTCAACATTATTTCCGATTGGGGTAAGTGCGCCTAAACCTGTTACGACAACTTTTTTAAAATTCATACTTTATATGAAATTATTAGAGTTGTTAAATTATTTGTTGATTCCTTCGATATAAGAAACCGCTTGACCAACAGTTGAAATATTTTCAGCTTGATCATCTGGAATTTGTACGTCAAATTCTTTTTCGAATTCCATAATTAATTCAACAGTATCTAATGAATCTGCTCCTAAATCGTTTGTAAAGCTAGCTTCTGGCGTAACTTCGCTTTCATCAACTCCTAATTTGTCAACAATAATCGCTTTTACTCTTGATGCAATATCAGACATAATTTTTAAATTTTAATATTATATTATTTACGCAAAAATAGTAAACTTTATTAAAAAATGAACAATTTATTTTACGAGCTTCTCTTTTTTTTATGCTTGCATAATAAATACCTTCACATCATAAGCCTATCTATTTTATTAAAAACCCTAATTTTTTCATTGTTAAATTGAGGAACTTATTGAAAAACATGAAGTTTATCATTATTCAATTACAAAAGTGTTTTGATTACACTTATAAAATTTCGTAACTTATTGTTTTATAATATTATATCATATTGATTTTGTGTTAAAAATACACTTATTTCAAATTTTAAAAAAAGTTCAAAAACGTTCTAATAGCGCATAAAAAAGCCATACATTTGTTATAAATTTAATCATAAAAAAATTAAAAATGAGTAAGGTTAATCTTGCAGATTATGGTATTGAGAATGCTACAATCAAGTATCAATTAACTTCTGATGAATTACACCAAGAAGTAATGGATAAAAAAATGGGAGTTGAATCAAGTCAAGGTGCAATCGTTATTAAAACAGGTGAATTTACGGGTCGTTCACCTAAAGACAGATTCATTGTAAAAGATTCTGTTACAGAAGATTCCATTTGGTGGGATGGAGAAATTAATCTTCCTTTTGATTCTGATAAATTTGATGCTTTATATAAACGTGTTACAGAATATCTTTCTGGGAAAGAATTATATGTTCGTGATGCTTATGCTTGTGCGGATCCTAAATATAAATTAAATATCCGTATTATAAATGAATACCCTTGGTCTAATATGTTTGTTTATAACATGTTCTTAAGACCTACGGAACAAGAATTAGAAAACTTTACTCCTGAGTGGAAAATCATCAACGCTCCAGGGTTTATGGCTGATCCAACAATAGACGGTACACGCCAACATAATTTTGCTATTTTAAACTTTTCAAAAAAAATTGCTTTAGTCGGAGGAACAGGTTATACTGGAGAAATGAAAAAAGGAATTTTTTCTGCTTTAAACTTTATTTTGCCAAAAGAACGAAACGTATTTCCAATGCACTGTTCTGCTAATGTTGGAAAAGATGGGGACACTGCAATCTTTTTTGGACTATCAGGAACTGGAAAAACAACTTTATCTGCCGATCCAAATCGCCATTTAATTGGAGATGATGAGCATGGTTGGACTTCTGAAAATGGTGTTTTCAATTTTGAAGGTGGATGTTATGCTAAAGTAATTGATATCTCAGCTGAAAGTGAACCTGATATTTATGCAGCTATTCGTAAAGGAGCTATTTTAGAAAATGTTGTTTTCAAAGGAAACACGAATGAAGTAGATTATGAAGATGCTTCTATTACCCAAAATACACGAGTATCTTACCCTATCGATTTTATACCAAATATTCAAAAGCCTTCATTTGCTAAGAATCCTAAGAATATTTTCTTTTTAACTTATGATGCCTTTGGAGTATTGCCTCCCATCTCAAAGTTAACACCAGGTCAAGCCGCATATCATTTTATTTCTGGTTACACTTCAAAAGTAGCAGGAACTGAAGCAGGTGTTAATGAACCTCAAACTACATTTTCTGCATGCTTTGGTGCTCCATTTATGCCTTTACATCCAGCAGAATATGGGGCTATGTTAAGTAAAAAGATAGAAGAATCAGGTGTAAACGTTTGGTTATTAAATACAGGATTAGTTGGTGGAGCTTACGGTGTTGGTAAACGTATGAGTTTAAAACATACTCGTGCATTAATTACAGCTGCTTTAGAAGGAAAATTAGAACAAGTGAATTTTGATACACATAGAGTATTTGGAGTTCAAATACCACAAGAATGTCCTGGAGTTCCTGATGATGTTTTAAACCCAAGAAATACTTGGTCTGATAAAGATGCTTATGATGCTCAAGCTAACTCGTTAGCTTCTAAATTTGAAGAAAATTTCAAACAATTTGAGAGTAATGCTAATCAAGATATTTTAGCGGGAGCTCCTAAAGTTATGGTTTAATCAATTTTTATTATCATACAAAATCCCGATTTTTCATCGGGATTTTTTATTTTTGTTGCTATGACCAAGCAAGAAAAAGTACAATTTGTAATTGATGAATTGGAAAAATTATATCCTGAAACTCCAATTCCTTTAGATCACTACTCACCTTACACCCTTTTATTAGCTGTTTTAATGTCTGCTCAAACAACAGACAAAAAAGTAAATGAAGTAACACCTGCTCTTTTTCAAAAAGCAGATACTCCTCATCTTATGATTCAGCTAAGTTGGGAAGAAATAAAAGAATACATCAAACAAATTGGCTTGTCAACTACCAAAGCAAAAAACATTCGTAAACTTTCTGAAATTTTAATTAATCAACATAATGGTAACGTTCCTCAAACTTATGAGGAATTAGAAGCATTACCTGGTGTTGGACATAAAACAGCTTCCGTTGTCATGAGTCAAGCTTTTGGATTTCCAGCTTTTCCTGTTGATACACATATACATCGTTTAATGTGGCGCTGGGGGCTATCAAATGGGAAGGATGTAAAACAGACTGAAAAAGATGCTAAACGCCTCTTCCCTGAAGTCTTATGGAATAAACTGCACCTTCAAATCATCTACTATGGAAGAGAATATTCTCCTGCAAGAAACATGAAATTAAACATAGATTTTATAACACAAACAATTGGAAGAAAAGAAGTTATACTTGACCCTTCTAAGAAAATATCTGTTTAAATAGTGTACTAAGCCTATTATTTAAAACGCTTCTTTGAAAGTAATTTCATAGAATTCTTCTATACATTTGAATTGTTATTATATATGACAATTTAAATAAACACAACATGAAAAAATTTTTATTGAGTGCAGTTTTAGTAACTGCAGGGTTGTTCATTTTCGGACAAGAAAAAGGAGCTTACTTTCAAAAGGGTAAAAAATTTATTGGAGGTTCTCTTCAATTTGAAAGAGCAGAAGATTCTAATAAAGACAAAACAACAAGTACTAAACTAATTCCTCAATTTGGATATTTTATTAAAAATGATGTTGCCATCGGATTAGGTGCTGGCTATCAACGTACCGAAATGGAAGCTGTTAATTCTGACTTCAAAAAATATACTTTAGATCCTTTTATTAGAAAATATTGGATTCCAAGTCAAAGATTAGGGCTTTTTGCTCAAGCAGATGCTAGTTTGGGTTGGGGGAAAGAAGAAAATGATGGAACTACCTTTGTATGGGGAATTAATGTAAGACCTGGTGTAACATACTTTTTCTCTGACAAAATTGCATTCGATAGTACTTTGGGAAGACTAGGTTATAATGATAATGGAAACGATGCTAGAGACTATGGCATTGGACTAAGTCTTGAAGATGTTACTTTAGGATTTAGGTTTTTCTTTTAAATCATTTTGTTATTCGTTATTTATGCAGGAATGTATTTATGCATTCCTGTTTTTTATTCTTATCTTTATAAATACAACCACACTTTTATAAATTTTAATAAAACATTCAATGAAAACGGTTATTTACTTAATCTTTATAGGTTTAATTTCGATAAACCTAACAGGCCAACTAAACGATTCATTAAAATTATTAGGTCCTAAATATACTTTTTTCAGACACAACGTCATCATGTTTAATGAATACTTGGATATCAATGAAAAAGGGTATAATACTACCCAAATACGTTATAAAACACCGATAGGTAAAGGACATTGGAATGTAAGAGTAGATGTTCCTGTCGTTTCTGATGAATCTTCAGGAAAAAATGGGTTGGGAGACCTTTATGCTTCAGTTGCTTATATTCCATATATGACCAAAAAAATTGGTTACTGGATACGAGGTCGTGTTTTTGCCCCAACTGCTTCTTCAAGTGGATTAGGATATGGAAAATGGTTGTTTTCTCCTACCGTAGGTATTGGTAAAACCTTTAGCAAAAATTTCACATATTTGCTAAGTTACGAACACCGATTTAGTTTTGCCGGTCAATCTGATCGAAGTGATTATCATAGGGGAATTATTGATACTTCTTTAATTTTTAGTCCTAAAAATTTTTGGTTTTCTTTTAATCCTAATCTATTTTTTGATTATGAAAACAATGTTCGAACATCGGCTTTTGCAGCTTTTGAAATTGGTAGACAACTCTCTACTGGATTTGATTTTTATATTCGCCCTAGTTTTGGTATTGGTGATTACAGACCATATAATACTGGGTTTGAGTTTGGATTAGTAACCACATGGTAAAATCAATCATTTCTCCTTCTTAACATTTTTTAGTATCTTTGCCATGTTAACATTAACAAAAATGTATGCGAAATCCATTATTTTACGCTAAAGTTTTATTATTTGGAGAATACGGAATTATTGAAAATTCTAAAGGATTAACTATTCCACTTAATTTTTATAAAGGAACTTTAAAGTATGATAAAACCAATCAAAATGCCATTACTTCAAATGGTTATTTGGTAGATTTTGCAAGTTATTTAAATCAATTACAAAAAGAGCCTTCTTTTCCCAAATTTAACCTTACACAATTACATCAAGATTTGGAAAAAGGAATGTTTTTCGATTCTGATATTCCTCAAGGATATGGAGTTGGGAGTTCAGGAGCATTAGTTGCTGCGATCTACGATCAATATGTTATAAATAAAATCGATATTGAGAATATTAATAAAGAAGAAATCAAACAATTAAAGCATATTTTTTCTAAAATGGAAAGTCATTTTCACGGAACAAGTTCTGGAATTGATCCTTTAATATGCTATTTGAATATTCCTTTATTAATTAATTCTAAAGATGATATTTCCACTATTGGTATTCCTAAAAGTAATGGAAAAGGAGCTGTTTTCTTATTAAATTCTGGAACTCCTGGAGAAACTGAACCAATGGTTAACATTTTCTTTGAAAAATTAAAAAATCAAGGGTTTCGCAAAACATTAAAACAAGAGTTTATAAAGTATAATGATGCTTGTATAGATGCATTTGTCAAAGGAGATAAACAACCTTTATTTAATAATTTAAAAGCATTATCTAGTTGGGCATTGATTCACTTTAGACCTATGATTCCTAAATCTATTTTAAAATTATGGGAACAAGGTTTGGAAACCAATTCCTATTATTTAAAGCTTTGTGGCTCTGGAGGAGGAGGTTATATATTAGGTTTTGCAGAGGATTATGAAAAGGCACAATCTTTATTAAAAAATTACCATCCAGAAATTGTCTATAGATTCTAAAACTGCTTATTTTGAGCTTTCCAAAACATATTCGTACTGCGATTAGTTTTATATCCAATGTTCGTTCATATAATATTACTGCTGTTTTTATTGCTCAATACTTATCAGCCCTTTTTATTTTTTCTAAAAACCCTATTTTAACAACTTTAAAAGACTGGAATCTTCATTTTTTAGTTTTTGCAACAACTTTTAGTATTGCTGCAGGATATTTAATTAATAATTTTTATGATCAGGAACGTGATCGAATTAACAATCCTCTACGAACCCAACTAAACAAAGAAATTTCAACTGAGTTTCAACTTGTTAGTTATATATTTTTCAATTTTATTGGATTGACTCTTGCTGCACTGATCTCAGGTCGTGCTGTATTATTCTATATTTTCTATCAATTACTCATCTGGTTATATTCACACAAGCTAAATAAAATATTGTTTATCAATAATTTATCCTATTCCATTTTATCTATATTCCCTGTTTTTGCTATATTTTTATATTATAAAAATTTTCAAACTTACCTTTTCATCCATGCGGGTTTTTTATTTTCCATTTTACTCATTTCTGATATTATCAAAGATTTACGTTCTGAAAAAGGTGATCTTATATTCAATTATAAAACATTACCCAATACTATAGGAGAAAAGAATACTAAAATCATTGTAACATTATTATCTTTTTTAAACCTATTTTTTTCTGTATGGATTTTATTGTATGAGAACATCGGGTATATGAAATATTATTTTTATGCTAATATTTTTCTAATCATCTTAGCCATACTCTACCTCTACAAAGCAAAAAATCAGCAAGAATACTTCATTTCTCATCAAATTTTTAAAGGAATCATTATTTTAGGTATACTTTCTATTGTCTTGATCAAAATTTAAGTTTTACCTTTGCAAAAAATAATACACAATGGACAGAAGACCTTCTTCAAGAAAAAATGTTAAGAAAAAAGATGCTCCTAATAAAAATGAATCATTTAAAGGAAGCTTTAAACCGAAGAAAAGATTTATCCCTAAGAAAAAGAAAAATCAAGAAGGATCTGATGAAGGAGGTGTACGTCTAAATAAATATATTGCTCGTGCTGGACTAGCCTCTAGGCGGGAAGCTGATGAATTAATCAAAACAGGTATTGTACAAGTTAACGGGAAGGTAGTTCAGGAAATGGGTTACAAAGTTCAACCTACTGATGTTGTTCGTTTTGATGGAAGAGAAATTAAAGCCGAAAAGAAGGTTTACGTACTCTTAAACAAACCTAAAGGATTCATTACAACAACTCAAGATGAAAAGGGACGTAAAACTGTTATGGATTTAGTTTCAAATGCTTCTCCTTATCGCATTTATCCAGTAGGAAGATTAGATCGCCCTACAACGGGTGTTTTATTATTAACCAATGACGGGGATATGGCTAAAAAGCTAACACATCCCAAACATAATGTAAAAAAGATCTACCATGTTACATTAGATAAAAACCTCTCTAAAGGAGATTTTCATAGTGTTTTAGAAGGTATTGAGCTAGATGAAGGTATTGCCATGGTTGATAAAATATCATACATCGATGGAAAAAAGAAAAATGAAATTGGTTTAGAAATTCACATAGGTTGGAATCGGGTAATTCGTAGAATTTTCGCAGAAATAGGCTATGAAGTAATTAAATTAGACCGTGTATATTTTGCTGGATTAACTAAAAAAGGCGTAAAACGTGGCCATTGGAAAATTTTAACTGAGCAAGAAATTAATTATTTAAAGATGCTATAAATAACTTTTTATATAAATTAAAGCCTTATCTAGAAAATATAGATAAGGCTTTTTAATATTACTAAATTACTTTATAACTCCACTTTATTAAAATAAAAAGTATAATGTGTGCCTTTTCCTTTTTCTGATTTCAACAGTATTTTAATACCATGAATATCTGCTATTTTTTTTACGATATATAAGCCTAAACCCATACCTTCTTTTTGATTTGTCTTCTTTTTGTTTTCAATAAAAAATGGATCAAATACTTTTACTGTATTCGCAATACCTACACCATTATCTTGAATTGAAACTTCATATTCTCCTTTTATTTCTTTGACCACTATTTTTATGATTGACTTTATTTCTTTTTTTGAATATTTAATAGCATTTTCAATTATATTCTGAAAAAAAGAAACTAATAAAGTCTCATTTCCTAGGATATAAAATTGTTCATCACAATCAATCATTATTTCTACATCATTATCTAGAATATTTTTATACAAATTATCCATCACTTGTTTCAATAAGCAAGAAAAATGAATTTTTGTGGATGTTTTACCCATATCAGATTTTTGAATTTCAAGTAATCCAGATATAATATTCACCACATTATCAGATAAATTCTCAATTAAATCAACATTTTTTAATCCTTCTACGGTTAAGTTTTCATCTTCTTTAATAAAATTAGCTACATTCTTTATCGAACGCACTGGGCTTTTTAAATCATGTGCTACTATATAATGTAGCAATTCCATTTTTTCAATATAATATGCTAATTTCAAATTATATATTTCAACTTCTATTTGCTTTGCTATTATAAGGGATAGTTTTTCTAATTTAATTTTTTGTTGTTTTGAAAACTTTATTTTTTCATGATGAAAAATAGAAAGTGTTCCTAAATTATATTGATCTCTCACTCTTATAGGTGTAGAAGCAAAAAAATTAAAATTATATTTCTTGAATAAAATTGATTCATGGTAATTATATGAAGTTTCCTTATTTACATCATCAATTGTAATTAATTTATCATTAGAAATAACAG from Flavobacteriaceae bacterium UJ101 encodes:
- the MVK|mvaK1 gene encoding mevalonate kinase (KEGG: ran:Riean_0436 mevalonate kinase) — encoded protein: MRNPLFYAKVLLFGEYGIIENSKGLTIPLNFYKGTLKYDKTNQNAITSNGYLVDFASYLNQLQKEPSFPKFNLTQLHQDLEKGMFFDSDIPQGYGVGSSGALVAAIYDQYVINKIDIENINKEEIKQLKHIFSKMESHFHGTSSGIDPLICYLNIPLLINSKDDISTIGIPKSNGKGAVFLLNSGTPGETEPMVNIFFEKLKNQGFRKTLKQEFIKYNDACIDAFVKGDKQPLFNNLKALSSWALIHFRPMIPKSILKLWEQGLETNSYYLKLCGSGGGGYILGFAEDYEKAQSLLKNYHPEIVYRF
- the ubiA gene encoding 4-hydroxybenzoate polyprenyltransferase (Prenyltransferase that catalyzes the transfer of the geranylgeranyl moiety of geranylgeranyl diphosphate (GGPP) to the C2 hydroxyl of (S)-3-O-geranylgeranylglyceryl phosphate (GGGP). This reaction is the second ether-bond-formation step in the biosynthesis of archaeal membrane lipids; Belongs to the UbiA prenyltransferase family. DGGGP synthase subfamily.; KEGG: coc:Coch_0306 4-hydroxybenzoate polyprenyltransferase); the encoded protein is MSFPKHIRTAISFISNVRSYNITAVFIAQYLSALFIFSKNPILTTLKDWNLHFLVFATTFSIAAGYLINNFYDQERDRINNPLRTQLNKEISTEFQLVSYIFFNFIGLTLAALISGRAVLFYIFYQLLIWLYSHKLNKILFINNLSYSILSIFPVFAIFLYYKNFQTYLFIHAGFLFSILLISDIIKDLRSEKGDLIFNYKTLPNTIGEKNTKIIVTLLSFLNLFFSVWILLYENIGYMKYYFYANIFLIILAILYLYKAKNQQEYFISHQIFKGIIILGILSIVLIKI
- a CDS encoding alkaline phosphatase synthesis sensor protein PhoR (Member of the two-component regulatory system PhoP/PhoR involved in the alkaline phosphatase genes regulation. PhoR may function as a membrane-associated protein kinase that phosphorylates PhoP in response to environmental signals. Contains 1 histidine kinase domain; Contains 1 PAS (PER-ARNT-SIM) domain.; KEGG: ava:Ava_1564 UJ101; Phosphotransferases with a nitrogenous group as acceptor) is translated as MKKEEERLSFLKKYTRLSVFNDGSFDLLAEVIQKIYGVSCVVISIVDEDEVLFKSKIGIDLTEVPRYPSLCNSVISNDKLITIDDVNKETSYNYHESILFKKYNFNFFASTPIRVRDQYNLGTLSIFHHEKIKFSKQQKIKLEKLSLIIAKQIEVEIYNLKLAYYIEKMELLHYIVAHDLKSPVRSIKNVANFIKEDENLTVEGLKNVDLIENLSDNVVNIISGLLEIQKSDMGKTSTKIHFSCLLKQVMDNLYKNILDNDVEIMIDCDEQFYILGNETLLVSFFQNIIENAIKYSKKEIKSIIKIVVKEIKGEYEVSIQDNGVGIANTVKVFDPFFIENKKKTNQKEGMGLGLYIVKKIADIHGIKILLKSEKGKGTHYTFYFNKVEL
- the fabF gene encoding beta-ketoacyl-[acyl-carrier-protein] synthase II (Catalyzes the condensation reaction of fatty acid synthesis by the addition to an acyl acceptor of two carbons from malonyl-ACP. Has a preference for short chain acid substrates and may function to supply the octanoic substrates for lipoic acid biosynthesis (By similarity); Belongs to the beta-ketoacyl-ACP synthases family.; KEGG: spy:SPy_1748 3-oxoacyl-(acyl-carrier-protein) synthase II) → MNFKKVVVTGLGALTPIGNNVEEFWQNVSGGVSGAAPITNFDASQFKTQFACEVKNYDPSTYFDRKLSRQLDKCAQFGIVAADQAIEDSGLDIETVNKDRVGVIWGSGIGGIKTFEEEVAAFATGNGIPRYNPFFIPKMIADITPGHISIKYGFRGPNFTTVSACASSANALIDALNYIRLGKADVMVVGGSEAAITEGGIGGFNALKALSTRNDDPKSASRPFDKDRDGFVMGEGGACFVIETEEHAKARGAKIYAELAGGGMSADAYHITAPHPEGLGAIAVMKNCLEDANIKPEEVDAINMHGTSTPLGDVAESKAIVEVFGDHAYNVNINSTKSMTGHLLGAAGIVEALASILAILHNEVPPTINFHTPDENIDPKLNFTFNESQKRKVDVALSNTFGFGGHNACVIFKRY
- a CDS encoding 23S rRNA pseudouridine(2605) synthase (Belongs to the pseudouridine synthase RsuA family; Contains 1 S4 RNA-binding domain.; KEGG: pzu:PHZ_c3167 23S rRNA pseudouridine2605 synthase); translation: MDRRPSSRKNVKKKDAPNKNESFKGSFKPKKRFIPKKKKNQEGSDEGGVRLNKYIARAGLASRREADELIKTGIVQVNGKVVQEMGYKVQPTDVVRFDGREIKAEKKVYVLLNKPKGFITTTQDEKGRKTVMDLVSNASPYRIYPVGRLDRPTTGVLLLTNDGDMAKKLTHPKHNVKKIYHVTLDKNLSKGDFHSVLEGIELDEGIAMVDKISYIDGKKKNEIGLEIHIGWNRVIRRIFAEIGYEVIKLDRVYFAGLTKKGVKRGHWKILTEQEINYLKML
- the pckA gene encoding phosphoenolpyruvate carboxykinase (ATP) (Involved in the gluconeogenesis. Catalyzes the conversion of oxaloacetate (OAA) to phosphoenolpyruvate (PEP) through direct phosphoryl transfer between the nucleoside triphosphate and OAA; Belongs to the phosphoenolpyruvate carboxykinase [ATP] family.; KEGG: fjo:Fjoh_1366 phosphoenolpyruvate carboxykinase (ATP)); the protein is MSKVNLADYGIENATIKYQLTSDELHQEVMDKKMGVESSQGAIVIKTGEFTGRSPKDRFIVKDSVTEDSIWWDGEINLPFDSDKFDALYKRVTEYLSGKELYVRDAYACADPKYKLNIRIINEYPWSNMFVYNMFLRPTEQELENFTPEWKIINAPGFMADPTIDGTRQHNFAILNFSKKIALVGGTGYTGEMKKGIFSALNFILPKERNVFPMHCSANVGKDGDTAIFFGLSGTGKTTLSADPNRHLIGDDEHGWTSENGVFNFEGGCYAKVIDISAESEPDIYAAIRKGAILENVVFKGNTNEVDYEDASITQNTRVSYPIDFIPNIQKPSFAKNPKNIFFLTYDAFGVLPPISKLTPGQAAYHFISGYTSKVAGTEAGVNEPQTTFSACFGAPFMPLHPAEYGAMLSKKIEESGVNVWLLNTGLVGGAYGVGKRMSLKHTRALITAALEGKLEQVNFDTHRVFGVQIPQECPGVPDDVLNPRNTWSDKDAYDAQANSLASKFEENFKQFESNANQDILAGAPKVMV
- a CDS encoding acyl carrier protein (Carrier of the growing fatty acid chain in fatty acid biosynthesis; Contains 1 acyl carrier domain.) — encoded protein: MSDIASRVKAIIVDKLGVDESEVTPEASFTNDLGADSLDTVELIMEFEKEFDVQIPDDQAENISTVGQAVSYIEGINK
- the NTH gene encoding DNA-(apurinic or apyrimidinic site) lyase (DNA repair enzyme that has both DNA N-glycosylase activity and AP-lyase activity. The DNA N-glycosylase activity releases various damaged pyrimidines from DNA by cleaving the N- glycosidic bond, leaving an AP (apurinic/apyrimidinic) site. The AP-lyase activity cleaves the phosphodiester bond 3' to the AP site by a beta-elimination, leaving a 3'-terminal unsaturated sugar and a product with a terminal 5'-phosphate; Belongs to the Nth/MutY family; Contains 1 HhH domain.; KEGG: has:Halsa_1526 endonuclease III); protein product: MTKQEKVQFVIDELEKLYPETPIPLDHYSPYTLLLAVLMSAQTTDKKVNEVTPALFQKADTPHLMIQLSWEEIKEYIKQIGLSTTKAKNIRKLSEILINQHNGNVPQTYEELEALPGVGHKTASVVMSQAFGFPAFPVDTHIHRLMWRWGLSNGKDVKQTEKDAKRLFPEVLWNKLHLQIIYYGREYSPARNMKLNIDFITQTIGRKEVILDPSKKISV